The following coding sequences lie in one Paenibacillus durus ATCC 35681 genomic window:
- a CDS encoding PQQ-binding-like beta-propeller repeat protein translates to METFTWKIRLSAAVVSLCLLAAAGTAVSAQSDPRTSYVGNNYDTSSASIPAKEIKAQWTTAMDTVSDDYAMGKGVVAAGGGKVFIIQSGQLAALNVQTGARAWKFGSGLQAPLLYRSGVLYAASKTGAVYAVNASNGKKVWGSQAASQGAVQLVADGERLLVNNGDIQAYDLKDGKLLWRVHEENGFIQPIVADGGLVLGQNSVSGAYTYDILHAYDAVTGKQLWKEGNHDLPAVVKDGTVISQREGTLVEAVDLTTLDILDGKTGKVLKTVIYNPQNMNLKDQGPGAGDFPAWYSGNRVYLNAGNKLYSYPADADPAKATRDTYSVESVGFKDLRYAAGPYDERILFTNNSGLYGVKTTDKSTVYYGGLRNDIARFDLIGHGIYIIQTDGRLIAMHLRTAMPVVQLKTGGNVFGPSLSVDGMIIVQSKGKVQAFKEPDSLKMK, encoded by the coding sequence ATGGAAACTTTTACATGGAAAATCCGCCTATCAGCGGCCGTGGTATCTCTATGCCTGCTGGCCGCAGCCGGTACGGCAGTGTCGGCTCAAAGCGATCCGCGTACCTCGTACGTGGGAAATAATTATGATACGTCCTCGGCATCCATCCCGGCGAAAGAAATCAAGGCGCAGTGGACGACGGCAATGGATACGGTATCCGACGATTATGCCATGGGCAAGGGCGTTGTGGCGGCCGGCGGGGGAAAGGTGTTTATTATTCAATCCGGACAACTGGCGGCCCTCAATGTGCAGACCGGAGCGCGGGCATGGAAATTCGGCTCAGGACTTCAGGCTCCGCTGCTCTACCGGAGTGGCGTGCTGTATGCGGCATCGAAGACGGGAGCGGTATATGCGGTCAATGCCTCGAACGGCAAAAAGGTGTGGGGTTCCCAAGCGGCCAGCCAGGGCGCCGTGCAGCTTGTGGCGGACGGGGAACGGTTGCTGGTGAACAACGGAGATATTCAGGCTTATGATTTAAAGGACGGAAAGCTGCTGTGGCGTGTCCATGAAGAAAATGGCTTCATCCAGCCGATTGTAGCGGATGGCGGCCTGGTACTGGGCCAAAATTCGGTGTCCGGAGCCTATACATACGATATTTTGCATGCTTATGATGCGGTGACGGGCAAGCAGTTGTGGAAGGAGGGTAACCATGATCTTCCCGCCGTGGTCAAAGACGGGACGGTCATTTCCCAAAGAGAAGGCACTTTGGTGGAGGCGGTGGACTTGACCACGCTCGATATTCTGGACGGCAAGACCGGTAAAGTGCTCAAGACGGTGATCTATAATCCGCAGAATATGAACCTTAAGGATCAAGGGCCTGGGGCAGGGGACTTCCCCGCCTGGTATAGCGGCAACAGGGTTTATCTGAACGCCGGAAACAAATTATACAGCTATCCGGCGGATGCCGATCCCGCCAAGGCGACCAGAGATACGTATTCCGTTGAGAGCGTCGGTTTCAAGGACTTGAGGTATGCGGCCGGACCCTATGATGAGCGGATTCTTTTTACGAATAATTCCGGGTTGTACGGCGTTAAAACCACCGATAAATCGACGGTATATTACGGAGGGCTCCGAAACGACATTGCCCGCTTTGATCTGATCGGTCATGGCATATATATTATTCAGACCGACGGCAGGCTGATCGCGATGCATCTCCGCACGGCCATGCCGGTTGTGCAGTTGAAGACGGGCGGCAATGTATTTGGTCCTAGCCTCTCCGTGGACGGAATGATTATTGTGCAGAGCAAAGGAAAGGTGCAGGCTTTCAAAGAGCCGGACAGTCTCAAAATGAAATAG
- a CDS encoding endospore germination permease, with the protein MGSMNSKHLFFIITSLAVVTLKTFPTAFIKLGGRDTWIAMILASLLILLYVWLILKIHKKTGNYNLLDIYSKTLGKWVGAFFACLFLLTILLTIFESAGAEAIVIHTGFQLLTPVWVYVAVTALSGVYIVKKGIASVTITTMVVIFFISISGITLGFLTHKYKEIKHIYPILEHGMTAGFLLSTIKILGALSCVIIFIPYLDSVRDKTKLIKHSTIALLFIIQMLIFSMLGVITTFGPERAEDLLFPKLTQTQIISAFGFLEAGELFVMLQVVAGWYIRYVVCLFAFMELIRLSGMKIRFKEYYVCGLTIVFSYLFSKNLFDMFHILDYLLYVQLINFFVIPLIIYILYYFKKTWASESLNPNKKKRLPAP; encoded by the coding sequence ATGGGAAGCATGAATTCCAAACATTTATTTTTTATTATTACCAGTCTGGCCGTTGTAACATTGAAAACATTTCCTACTGCTTTTATCAAGCTTGGCGGGAGAGACACCTGGATTGCGATGATTCTGGCGTCCCTGCTAATCCTTCTGTATGTTTGGCTGATTCTGAAGATCCATAAAAAAACAGGGAATTATAATCTGCTGGATATTTATTCAAAAACGCTGGGGAAGTGGGTCGGGGCTTTTTTCGCATGCTTATTTCTGCTGACCATTCTATTAACTATATTTGAAAGCGCCGGAGCGGAGGCCATTGTCATTCATACGGGCTTTCAGCTGCTTACTCCGGTATGGGTGTATGTCGCCGTTACTGCCCTGTCCGGGGTTTATATTGTCAAAAAGGGGATTGCCTCCGTGACCATTACGACGATGGTTGTCATCTTTTTCATCAGCATATCCGGTATTACACTGGGATTCCTTACGCATAAGTATAAAGAAATAAAGCATATCTATCCCATTCTGGAGCATGGAATGACCGCCGGTTTTCTTCTGTCCACCATCAAAATTTTGGGCGCGCTCAGCTGCGTCATTATTTTTATTCCCTATCTTGACAGTGTCCGGGACAAAACCAAACTCATTAAGCACAGCACCATCGCTCTCTTATTCATCATCCAGATGCTGATCTTCTCCATGCTGGGGGTGATTACGACTTTTGGACCCGAGCGGGCGGAAGACCTTCTCTTTCCCAAACTGACCCAGACGCAGATTATCAGCGCTTTCGGTTTTTTGGAAGCCGGTGAGCTGTTTGTCATGCTGCAGGTTGTCGCGGGCTGGTATATCCGGTATGTCGTCTGCTTATTTGCGTTCATGGAGCTAATCAGGCTGTCGGGAATGAAGATAAGATTTAAAGAGTATTATGTCTGCGGACTAACGATCGTCTTCTCTTATCTATTTTCCAAAAATCTGTTCGATATGTTCCACATTCTTGATTACCTGCTGTATGTGCAGTTGATCAATTTCTTCGTGATCCCGCTGATCATCTACATTCTTTACTATTTCAAGAAGACTTGGGCCTCCGAAAGCTTAAACCCAAACAAAAAGAAACGGCTGCCCGCTCCTTAG
- a CDS encoding fumarylacetoacetate hydrolase family protein, with amino-acid sequence MKLLQFMKDGQARLGVKTAEGIMDVELTARRSGLELSFSMEEVIRDSAAAIPRLQELLAGDPQRVEEEEIRYAPCVTRPQKIICVGLNYRSHAAESGLAAPSVPVLFSKFNNSLAAHRETIALPDGPVQIDYEAELVLVIGKRTSGVTKEEALSCVFGYTVGNDLSARDLQFRTSQWLVGKSLDGFAPVGPCVVTTDEVDPGSLNIECRVNGELRQSANTRDMIFDCAELVSYISAYITLEPGDLIFTGTPEGVILGYPEEKRVWLRAGDELAVTIEGLGTLENRLG; translated from the coding sequence ATGAAGCTGCTCCAATTTATGAAGGACGGACAGGCAAGACTTGGAGTGAAGACCGCAGAAGGAATTATGGATGTGGAATTAACGGCCCGGCGCAGCGGGCTGGAGCTTTCTTTTTCTATGGAAGAAGTCATTCGGGACAGCGCGGCGGCCATTCCCCGGCTTCAAGAGCTGCTGGCCGGTGATCCGCAGCGGGTGGAGGAAGAGGAGATTCGGTATGCACCCTGCGTCACGCGCCCGCAGAAAATCATCTGCGTAGGACTGAATTACAGAAGCCATGCGGCTGAATCGGGGCTTGCGGCGCCTTCTGTTCCGGTGCTGTTCAGCAAATTTAACAACAGTCTGGCCGCTCACCGTGAGACGATCGCCCTGCCGGATGGCCCGGTCCAGATTGATTACGAAGCGGAGCTTGTGCTGGTCATCGGAAAGCGGACGTCCGGGGTGACGAAGGAGGAGGCTCTTTCCTGCGTATTCGGATATACGGTCGGCAACGATTTGTCGGCAAGAGATTTGCAGTTCCGCACAAGCCAGTGGCTGGTCGGCAAATCGCTGGACGGCTTTGCCCCGGTCGGCCCCTGCGTCGTTACCACCGATGAAGTCGATCCCGGAAGCCTGAACATCGAGTGCCGGGTCAACGGGGAACTGCGGCAGTCGGCGAATACGCGGGATATGATCTTTGACTGCGCGGAGCTGGTCAGTTATATTTCGGCATACATAACACTTGAACCGGGAGACCTGATCTTTACAGGCACGCCGGAAGGCGTCATTCTTGGATATCCCGAGGAAAAGCGGGTATGGCTTCGGGCCGGCGATGAGCTTGCGGTTACGATTGAAGGACTGGGTACGCTGGAGAACCGGCTTGGCTAA
- a CDS encoding N-acetylmuramoyl-L-alanine amidase, whose translation MNKQIYHFLRPNAVKQLARPGRPALFKRMAAAAAITLLSLMLTSHTAQADSYTAKVYATSLNVRSEPAGGAAVTGAVKGGALVTVTDEQHGWLKIRTGNTTGWVAGYYLKKAGGTAASSQATVTAVKKSAAPRSSTAIVTAGSLRIRSGPGTGYDVIGSLAARDAVTVLSRRSGWLNIRTEGGAIGWVAEPYVTAGASAAPAAGIRRTSSSAAASRPASASLRGKRIVVDPGHGGDDPGMIGTTYGTMEKDLNLQTALYLHDDLEAAGARVTMTRTRDDERPSLSARSELAQSVSADAFISIHFNSSPKKISGTLTFFYSESDDLKLARAIENRLGEGIALKSNGVSFGDYHILRTNETPAALVELGFLTNPDDESIVRRASYQRKAAQAIAEGIADYLSQ comes from the coding sequence ATGAATAAACAAATCTATCATTTTCTTAGGCCAAATGCGGTCAAGCAGTTGGCCCGACCTGGCCGTCCAGCGCTGTTCAAGCGAATGGCCGCAGCGGCGGCGATAACCCTTCTTAGTCTTATGCTTACTTCACATACTGCACAGGCGGACAGCTATACCGCCAAGGTATACGCAACTTCGCTTAATGTGCGCAGCGAGCCAGCGGGCGGCGCGGCGGTCACGGGGGCGGTCAAAGGAGGGGCGCTTGTTACCGTCACGGACGAGCAGCATGGCTGGCTCAAGATTCGGACCGGAAATACAACCGGGTGGGTAGCGGGTTATTATCTCAAAAAGGCTGGTGGGACAGCCGCTTCAAGCCAAGCAACCGTTACTGCGGTGAAGAAGAGTGCTGCCCCACGCTCTTCCACGGCAATCGTTACGGCAGGCTCGCTGCGTATCCGCAGCGGACCCGGCACCGGCTATGACGTTATCGGTTCGCTGGCGGCCCGCGACGCCGTTACCGTCCTCTCCCGCAGGTCCGGGTGGCTGAACATACGGACCGAGGGCGGCGCCATCGGCTGGGTAGCGGAGCCGTATGTGACCGCCGGAGCATCGGCCGCCCCCGCTGCCGGCATAAGACGGACAAGCAGCAGCGCCGCCGCCAGCAGACCCGCGTCAGCAAGTCTTCGCGGCAAGCGGATTGTCGTCGATCCCGGCCATGGCGGAGACGATCCGGGGATGATCGGCACAACCTACGGCACGATGGAAAAAGACCTGAATCTGCAGACGGCGCTGTACCTGCACGATGATTTGGAAGCCGCAGGCGCACGGGTGACCATGACGCGGACACGGGACGATGAGCGGCCTTCGCTGTCTGCCCGGTCAGAGCTTGCCCAGTCGGTTTCTGCGGACGCTTTTATCAGCATTCATTTCAATTCCTCACCGAAAAAAATATCGGGGACGCTGACATTTTTTTATTCGGAGTCCGATGACCTGAAGCTGGCCCGCGCCATTGAGAACCGACTTGGCGAGGGCATCGCCCTAAAAAGCAACGGGGTGTCCTTCGGCGATTACCATATTCTGAGAACCAATGAAACGCCGGCGGCTTTGGTCGAACTAGGGTTTCTGACCAACCCAGACGACGAGTCCATCGTCCGCAGAGCTTCGTACCAGAGGAAAGCGGCTCAGGCAATCGCGGAGGGCATCGCCGATTATTTGTCCCAATAG
- a CDS encoding NADH:flavin oxidoreductase/NADH oxidase, whose protein sequence is MTDLFTPYKLKGLELKNRIVLPPMCQYSVTNKDGIAGEWHHTHYVSRAVGGTGLIIIEMTDVEPDGRITDYDLGLWSDEQIPALARIVEDCHRYGAKVGIQIAHAGRKAQDAPVPVSSSPVPFNEQSKTPRELSTDEVKEMVEKFRLAARRAIQAGFDTIELHGAHGYLIHQFTSPLTNRRSDEYGKDLTRFGCEVIAAVKGEMPEDMPLILRISAQEYVEGGYGIEDSLKFSKVFKEAGVDMFHISAGGEGPIAADGRPGTHAAYQVPLARAIKEGLNVPVIAVGRLDDSALANAVIGNEEADLVAVGRGMLKNPYWALTAAAELHKETVIPKQYERGFALSR, encoded by the coding sequence TTGACCGATTTATTTACTCCGTACAAGCTTAAAGGATTGGAACTCAAGAACCGGATTGTCCTGCCTCCGATGTGCCAGTATTCGGTGACGAATAAAGATGGCATAGCAGGCGAGTGGCATCATACCCACTATGTAAGCCGGGCGGTTGGCGGGACGGGACTAATTATTATCGAAATGACCGATGTCGAGCCGGACGGGCGGATTACGGACTATGACCTGGGGCTGTGGTCCGACGAACAAATCCCGGCACTGGCCCGCATTGTGGAGGACTGCCACCGGTATGGCGCGAAGGTCGGCATTCAAATCGCACACGCCGGCCGCAAAGCCCAAGATGCGCCGGTTCCTGTCTCCTCATCACCGGTTCCGTTCAACGAGCAGTCGAAGACTCCGCGCGAGCTGTCGACCGATGAAGTGAAAGAGATGGTGGAGAAGTTCCGGCTGGCGGCGCGCCGGGCGATTCAGGCGGGATTTGACACCATTGAGCTGCATGGCGCTCACGGGTATTTGATCCACCAGTTCACCTCACCCCTTACCAACCGGAGAAGTGACGAGTACGGGAAGGATTTGACGAGATTCGGCTGTGAAGTGATCGCCGCGGTTAAGGGCGAAATGCCGGAAGACATGCCGCTTATTCTGCGTATTTCCGCTCAGGAGTACGTTGAAGGCGGTTATGGTATCGAGGATAGCTTGAAATTCAGCAAGGTATTTAAGGAAGCCGGCGTAGACATGTTCCATATCAGCGCCGGAGGCGAAGGCCCGATCGCTGCGGACGGACGCCCGGGTACGCATGCCGCATACCAGGTTCCGCTTGCGAGAGCCATCAAAGAGGGGCTGAACGTTCCGGTCATCGCGGTTGGCCGTCTGGATGATTCTGCGCTTGCCAATGCGGTCATCGGCAACGAGGAAGCCGATCTGGTTGCCGTGGGACGCGGCATGCTGAAGAACCCTTATTGGGCGCTGACGGCAGCTGCCGAGCTGCATAAAGAGACGGTTATTCCAAAACAGTATGAGCGCGGCTTTGCCTTGTCTAGATAA
- a CDS encoding Cof-type HAD-IIB family hydrolase: protein MAYKIVFFDIDGTLVNEEKEIPQDTLKAVSELKNNGVEPVIATGRAPYFIKPLAEALGIDSYVCLNGAYVVYKGKTLYKRPLSKETIQALITLAARHRHALVFEGEHTYFADSENHPFVTESVNTLKVDQPGHDPEFWKNNEIYQMFLHCESHEEALYEELLSQLRLIRWHPLAMDVLPPGSSKAKGIEAMLDMLGISTEESVAFGDGLNDKEMLELVGMGIAMGNAHEELIPYADYVTSHVDEGGIYNGLVKAGLI from the coding sequence ATGGCTTATAAAATTGTGTTTTTTGATATCGACGGAACATTGGTCAATGAGGAGAAGGAGATTCCGCAGGATACGCTTAAAGCGGTTTCCGAGCTAAAGAATAATGGTGTGGAACCGGTAATCGCCACGGGGCGTGCGCCTTATTTTATCAAGCCTTTGGCGGAAGCGCTGGGCATCGACTCTTATGTATGCCTGAACGGAGCTTATGTCGTGTATAAAGGGAAGACGCTGTACAAGCGGCCTTTGTCCAAGGAGACGATTCAGGCGCTGATTACGCTGGCGGCCCGGCATCGGCATGCGCTGGTGTTCGAAGGCGAACATACCTATTTTGCGGACAGCGAGAACCATCCGTTCGTAACCGAGTCCGTCAATACGCTTAAGGTAGATCAGCCGGGACATGACCCTGAATTCTGGAAAAACAACGAGATTTATCAGATGTTCCTCCACTGTGAGAGCCATGAGGAAGCGCTGTACGAAGAACTGCTGTCCCAGCTTCGGCTGATCCGCTGGCATCCGCTTGCCATGGATGTGCTGCCGCCAGGAAGCTCCAAGGCCAAGGGTATCGAAGCCATGCTGGACATGCTTGGCATAAGCACCGAGGAGTCGGTCGCATTCGGCGACGGCTTGAACGATAAGGAGATGCTGGAGCTGGTCGGTATGGGCATTGCCATGGGGAACGCGCATGAAGAGCTGATTCCCTATGCGGATTACGTAACCAGCCATGTGGACGAAGGCGGCATCTATAACGGCCTGGTGAAAGCGGGTTTGATTTAA
- a CDS encoding LLM class flavin-dependent oxidoreductase, giving the protein MTIQNNAAALPGSFEFGVYTLGDIVPDPVTGQAVSQQRRLQNIVAAAKLADEAGLDVFGVGEHHRLDFAVSSVPVVLAAISQVTSRIKLASTTMVLGTIDPVRLFEDFATLDLLSEGRAEIMAGRGAFTESFPLFGYDLNDYQQLFAENLALLQQLGEHETVNWQGSYRPPLKDAEISPRPLQPRLPLWIGVGGTPASAERAGRLGTGMAIAILSGRPERFRHLAELYRQTAAEAGRSPESLKIAVTSHGYIAKSSKQALDDFYPYYLNYLNGIMARPGTEFRFTREDFEGYTQPGEALAVGSPQQIIEKILYQHELFGHTRFMAQMDVGGMPFSKVASAIELLAAEVAPVVRREIARKKSSSLS; this is encoded by the coding sequence ATGACAATTCAAAATAATGCAGCGGCACTTCCCGGCAGCTTCGAATTTGGTGTGTATACCTTGGGAGATATCGTCCCGGACCCCGTAACAGGACAGGCCGTTAGCCAGCAGCGCCGTCTCCAGAATATTGTAGCCGCCGCCAAGCTGGCCGATGAGGCCGGACTTGACGTATTCGGCGTGGGAGAGCATCACCGGCTGGATTTTGCCGTTTCCTCGGTTCCCGTCGTGCTTGCGGCCATTTCCCAGGTGACGAGCCGGATCAAGCTGGCCAGCACAACGATGGTGCTTGGCACTATCGACCCCGTTAGGCTGTTCGAGGATTTCGCCACGCTGGACCTTCTGTCGGAAGGACGTGCGGAAATCATGGCCGGACGCGGCGCATTCACGGAATCCTTCCCTCTATTCGGCTACGACCTGAATGACTACCAGCAGCTGTTCGCCGAGAATCTCGCTCTCCTGCAGCAGCTTGGCGAGCATGAGACCGTGAACTGGCAGGGCTCGTACCGTCCGCCGCTCAAGGATGCCGAGATTTCTCCCCGTCCCCTGCAGCCAAGGCTCCCGCTCTGGATCGGCGTAGGCGGCACTCCGGCGAGTGCGGAAAGAGCTGGAAGACTTGGAACCGGTATGGCGATCGCCATCCTCTCCGGCCGCCCGGAAAGGTTCAGGCATCTGGCGGAACTGTACCGGCAAACCGCCGCCGAAGCCGGACGCTCGCCGGAGAGCCTCAAGATTGCCGTCACCAGTCACGGGTATATCGCCAAGTCCTCCAAGCAGGCGCTTGATGATTTCTACCCTTACTATTTGAATTATCTTAACGGCATCATGGCCCGGCCGGGTACTGAATTCCGGTTCACGCGCGAAGACTTCGAAGGCTACACTCAGCCTGGCGAAGCGCTGGCCGTCGGCAGTCCGCAGCAGATCATTGAGAAAATTCTGTACCAGCATGAGCTGTTCGGACATACCCGCTTCATGGCCCAGATGGATGTCGGCGGCATGCCTTTCTCCAAGGTCGCTTCAGCCATCGAGCTGCTTGCGGCGGAAGTTGCGCCGGTCGTTCGCCGGGAAATTGCCCGCAAGAAGAGTTCTTCCCTGTCTTAA
- a CDS encoding Ger(x)C family spore germination protein, with protein sequence MMKYIKKVTALLLVLLIPSCLLTSCLGYRDLDHVVFVTSILLDRDDENNIVFYFETLNSIRSSSMEANKERRIIYKIGIQNPGDALNDLETYTSAPITLAHNKVLMFTERFARGGLDQAFELFERWQDSSARTLLGIFVGDPDFYVKPNHQDEMMTGLYLYDMLGDMQSVTSNGVKINIKEFMSQKYLGSHINTVPIINVSKDEVTEGQYYLDGLGLIKNYKLIGKLNSEETGYYNFLVGKEVSGNINTKNPEDETKTVSLMLQNNKRYKSEVKLENDVLKLKVKVKLSTEISAIQGRLELTDEAIAKMEETMEEKLERNCQKMFQEWKNKKVDIFEVQEKFERKYPADKRKNIIENTELQIDFKVNITGTSAVRDAT encoded by the coding sequence ATGATGAAGTACATAAAGAAAGTAACGGCACTCCTGCTGGTTCTATTGATACCGTCGTGTTTGCTGACCTCGTGCCTTGGATACAGGGATTTGGATCATGTCGTGTTTGTAACCTCCATTCTGCTTGACCGGGATGATGAGAATAATATCGTGTTCTATTTTGAAACCCTTAACTCCATCCGCAGTTCTTCCATGGAAGCGAATAAGGAGAGGAGAATTATCTATAAAATCGGAATCCAGAACCCCGGCGATGCGCTTAACGATCTGGAAACTTATACTAGCGCGCCCATCACCCTGGCTCATAATAAAGTGCTGATGTTTACGGAGAGATTTGCCCGGGGCGGCCTTGATCAGGCCTTTGAGCTGTTCGAAAGATGGCAGGACTCCAGTGCGCGCACCCTGCTGGGGATTTTCGTGGGGGATCCCGATTTCTATGTTAAGCCGAACCATCAGGACGAAATGATGACAGGACTGTACCTGTACGACATGCTCGGCGATATGCAATCCGTGACGTCGAATGGGGTTAAGATCAATATTAAGGAATTCATGAGCCAAAAATACCTTGGAAGTCACATTAACACCGTCCCGATTATCAATGTGTCCAAAGATGAGGTAACTGAAGGCCAATATTATCTGGATGGTCTGGGACTGATTAAGAATTATAAGCTCATCGGCAAATTGAACAGCGAAGAGACCGGTTACTATAACTTTTTGGTGGGCAAAGAGGTATCGGGTAATATCAACACGAAGAATCCCGAAGATGAGACGAAGACCGTATCTCTGATGCTGCAAAATAATAAGCGCTATAAGTCGGAGGTTAAGCTTGAAAACGATGTCTTGAAGCTAAAAGTCAAAGTAAAGCTCAGCACAGAAATATCCGCTATCCAAGGCAGGCTCGAACTGACGGACGAAGCGATTGCCAAAATGGAGGAAACGATGGAGGAAAAGCTGGAGCGGAACTGCCAGAAGATGTTCCAGGAATGGAAGAATAAAAAGGTTGATATTTTTGAAGTTCAGGAGAAGTTTGAACGCAAATATCCAGCCGACAAAAGGAAAAACATTATTGAAAATACGGAACTGCAAATCGATTTTAAGGTGAATATTACCGGGACATCTGCGGTTAGGGACGCAACCTAA